A window from Cryptomeria japonica chromosome 1, Sugi_1.0, whole genome shotgun sequence encodes these proteins:
- the LOC131070135 gene encoding uncharacterized protein LOC131070135 isoform X2: MSTPTKLRFKRIHFYSLMPNGYRLATVKEVGNNLEAIKRQVGKSYNTRLLDGRISSDYQVNTTIILCFWCLVVKEKVWDEETRGWKKKCSACYPSSGNLLRAQLYNEIVLSEQERKNALSLAAINADAEVICWLFKTTNSETEFRGFQNLFSLKEMKEWSYVKSYGVVKCLCASKFPLQLPLEEDDQGKTVLDYLISFMELWRVPFWTIRWTELLIEFYSTNIVHHCKIRDGVSFLDKATSKAIVASKAIVASMSEDMNYKNTWFVAFTKLLSVSSNSVENQVSKMKHCFGDVLIEAVERGYAQLVDALLEFKDSNIDQLPTDVFLKIAREAIGKGYSNCLENMLNLLKLKVGNELQQDKYGKTLFHYAAKSENEEVSGLLSRAYLEEYRVKKGDKWGRTFLHWAALTGQAHLCTVCIGELNLKVDAKDNLGQNALHLAAKGIRGHSVVDILLKSSSANLVYATDGEGRTPLHFASAKGNIKMVEKLLENTREEKMFQQPDGFGKTALQMAAQGGHTRIVQRLLEQVSDPFLHRDAHGSTALHYATGVQDAEVALAISQSLLNKYKKEDDNRSLMLWASAAGIGTAEEREEVNPLVKDFLLQEKAGDRNHLLEAAALTENVDMAWELLHRGADIADIKPSNKPWDGERDEKCIRVIKEIEIANEQGQDKPSSVDNLGRNVFAEGLAALFLNKYVESPITVGICGEWGMGKSSVMVQTENIMLMAASQLSFPNLLPFENFCGAKKTPLSTKGRKIYIKMKNAAYKLFPNNSICKFLPFTRTRNQLVKLLEEYHPEYHAIYKYLACMDVHNQNLSSVGERSNQLQAMKEAPRILTIQYNAWHYRDEHQAWAGLAVTITKEIEWVMTRAQRFSTCWRYSWAKNSVNICMQIFLPCFLVTFLAGWIAWAAWTLLKEAKFKDLKYGSIPFTIIVIVWGVLKSIISVVKPVSTQMMGYINSPDHTAHLGYQQQVISDINFLKGELGKNPHWFFSFIVGEWCWNWLGLYPDNVENTCFPKFKPASEDRLRMIAFVDDLDRCDEKVIIEVLSAINLVLAECKINVILGIDKKMIQRAVERHFEDNDDRDLADKFICKIIQIPLSLPDLVVEESDKFLQRHLGHPPPTKTIIRVDDEDTDYGEIDTDNDDTSQRQESTSRQENTSVEIDSSNRLQTGNQDEIKKSNKSLGKESQVVEINFCKRLQTSCQGIIQKVSHWLACLFQSFFLLACNLSSEIQKMQDEINKSEIRPLAFSKGARLTREMLLSKYSPKEAETLYKFKEFATGTQKLPREWKRFLDYRKIACNILSMRGKVYKLPSWRVELVAWVFVCWQWKHEINTLIKGWHKYAHVKGKDKRKIVEVEDEDEENRNLFGPSLKQIVKNYVMELNESQKKIDGEVYLDRYRDSRTIETQGGLMERKECLRQDPFAKDILSMHDYDTTIVEERQNQYFNWLKLLKALHEVQDVSMKGIQLFKEFRLHCEIDNLPWPLPESSATMYNKLMLEM, from the exons ATGTCCACACCTACCAAGCTCAGGTTCAAGAGAATACACTTTTATTCTTTAATGCCAAACGGATACCGTTTGGCAACGGTTAAAGAAGTGGGAAATAATTTGGAGGCCATTAAACGCCAAGTTGGGAAGAGCTACAACACCCGTCTTTTGGACGGGCGTATCTCGTCTGACTATCAAGTCAACACTACTATTATTCTGTGTTTTTGGTGTCTGGTGGTGAAGGAAAAAGTGTGGGATGAGGAGACACGTGGTTGGAAGAAAAAATGTTCAG CTTGCTATCCATCGAGTGGTAATTTGTTGAGAGCGCAACTTTATAATGAAATTGTTCTCTCCGAACAAGAGAGAAAAAATGCGCTGTCTCTTGCTGCCATCAATGCAGATGCAGAAGTTATATGTTGGCTGTTCAAAACTACAAATTCTGAAACAGAGTTCCGAGGCTTCCAAAATTTGTTTAGCTTGAAAGAAATGAAAGAATGGAGTTATGTGAAAAGTTATGGTGTGGTGAAATGCTTGTGCGCTTCTAAGTTTCCATTACAGTTGCCGTTGGAAGAGGACGACCAAGGCAAAACAGTGCTGGATTATTTGATTAGTTTCATGGAACTTTGGCGTGTTCCATTTTGGACCATTCGATGGACTGAATTGTTAATAGAGTTTTACTCCACTAATATTGTTCATCACTGCAAGATTAGAGATGGTGTGTCCTTTCTGGATAAAGCTACGAGCAAAGCTATAGTTGCGAGTAAAGCTATAGTTGCGAGTATGAGCGAAGATATGAACTATAAAAACACATGGTTTGTCGCATTTACAAAGCTCTTGTCAGTATCTTCAAATTCGGTAGAAAATCAGGTTTCCAAGATGAAGCATTGCTTTGGAGACGTTTTGATTGAGGCAGTTGAAAGAGGTTACGCTCAACTTGTAGATGCTTTGTTAGAATTCAAAGACTCCAATATTGACCAACTCCCCACAGATGTTTTTTTGAAGATTGCACGAGAGGCCATCGGCAAAGGCTACTCAAACTGCCTGGAGAATATGTTAAATTTATTGAAGCTAAAAGTTGGAAACGAGCTCCAACAAGACAAATATGGAAAAACGCTCTTTCATTATGCAGCTAAATCAGAAAACGAAGAAGTTTCTGGATTGCTTAGTCGAGCATATCTGGAAGAGTACAGAGTGAAAAAAGGGGATAAATGGGGAAGAACCTTTCTTCACTGGGCAGCACTCACTGGACAAGCTCACTTGTGCACAGTTTGTATTGGTGAATTGAATTTAAAAGTAGATGCCAAGGATAATTTGGGCCAGAATGCTTTACATTTAGCAGCAAAAGGAATTAGGGGGCACTCAGTTGTGGATATTTTATTGAAATCATCCTCAGCGAACTTGGTATATGCAACGGATGGTGAGGGAAGAACACCATTGCACTTTGCATCTGCAAAAGGAAACATTAAAATGGTTGAGAAACTACTGGAGAACACTCGAGAAGAAAAAATGTTTCAGCAACCTGACGGCTTCGGGAAGACTGCACTACAAATGGCAGCACAAGGAGGGCATACACGAATTGTGCAGCGGCTTTTGGAACAAGTCAGTGATCCCTTCTTACACCGCGATGCCCATGGAAGCACAGCATTGCACTATGCTACTGGAGTACAGGATGCAGAGGTTGCACTAGCCATATCGCAGAGCCTCCTAAATAAATATAAGAAGGAAGATgataatagatctcttatgttgtgGGCCTCAGCAGCAGGGATTGGCACGGCagaggagagagaagaggtaaATCCTTTAGTTAAGGATTTCCTTTTACAGGAAAAGGCAGGAGATAGGAATCATTTGTTAGAGGCGGCTGCATTGACTGAGAATGTGGATATGGCATGGGAGCTTCTACATAGAGGTGCCGACATTGCAGACATTAAACCTTCCAATAAACCCTGGGATGGAGAACGAGATGAGAAATGTATTAGAG TAATAAAAGAAATTGAAATAGCAAACGAACAAGGACAAGATAAACCAAGCTCGGTGGATAATCTCG GAAGAAATGTTTTCGCCGAAGGTCTAGCTGCTCTGTTTTTGAATAAATATGTAGAATCTCCAATCACGGTGGGCATTTGCGGTGAATGGGGCATGGGAAAATCCAGTGTCATGGTTCAG ACGGAAAATATTATGCTGATGGCAGCTTCTCAGTTGTCATTTCCAAACCTCCTCCCTTTTGAAAATTTCTGTGGAGCAAAGAAGACGCCATTAAGTACAAAAGGTCGAAAGATATATATAAAGATGAAAAATGCTGCGTACAAGTTATTTCCAAACAACTCTATTTGCAAATTTCTACCATTCACCAGGACGAGg AATCAACTGGTGAAACTGTTAGAAGAGTATCATCCTGAATACCATGCCATCTATAAGTACCTTGCATGCATGGATGTGCATAATCAAAAT TTAAGCTCGGTCGGCGAGAGGAGTAATCAATTACAAGCAATGAAAGAAGCACCTCGAATTCTAACAATTCAATACAATGCATGGCACTATCGAGATGAGCATCAAGCTTGGGCTGGTCTAGCAGTCACAATCACAAAAGAAATTGAATGGGTCATGACTAGAGCACAGAGATTCAGTACTTGCTGGAGATATAGTTGGGCTAAAAATAGTGTTAACATTTGCATGCAAATATTTTTACCCTGCTTTTTGGTAACATTTCTAGCAGGCTGGATAGCTTGGGCAGCTTGGACATTATTGAAGGAGGCAAAATTTAAAGATTTAAAATATGGATCCATACCTTTTACTATAATAGTAATTGTATGGGGAGTATTAAAATCAATTATTTCTGTTGTGAAACCAGTGAGCACACAGATGATGGGGTATATTAACTCACCAGATCATACAGCTCATCTTGGCTATCAACAACAAGTCATATCAGACATCAATTTTTTGAAAGGGGAACTTGGAAAAAACCCTCACTGgtttttttctttcattgttggtgAATGGTGTTGGAATTGGTTGGGCCTGTATCCGGACAATGTTGAAAACACATGTTTTCCAAAATTTAAGCCAGCCTCTGAGGACCGACTTCGAATGATAGCATTTGTTGATGATCTAGATAGATGCGATGAAAAAGTTATAATAGAG GTTTTATCTGCTATAAATCTAGTACTGGCTGAATGCAAGATCAATGTGATTTTGGGGATCGATAAAAAAATGATTCAAAGAGCAGTTGAGAGACATTTTGAAGATAATGATGATAGAGATTTAGCAgataaatttatttgtaaaattattcaAATTCCTTTGAGTTTACCAGATCTTGTAGTTGAAGAATCAGATAAGTTCTTACAACGTCATTTAGGACATCCACCCCCTACAAAAACTATAATAAGAGTGGACGATGAAGACACAGATTATGGTGAAATTGATACAGATAATG ATGATACAAGTCAAAGGCAAGAAAGCACATCAAGGCAAGAAAACACATCAGTTGAAATTGATTCTTCTAACAGACTACAAACAGGTAATCAag atgaaataaaaaaatctaataaaaGCCTAGGGAAGGAAAGCCAAGTGGTAGAAATTAATTTTTGTAAAAGACTACAAACAAGTTGTCAAG GCATTATTCAAAAAGTGTCTCATTGGTTGGCTTGCTTATTTCAAAGTTTCTTTTTGCTTGCTTGCAACTTATCAAGTGAAATACAAAAAATGCAAGATGAGATAAACAAAAGTGAAATTCGTCCTTTGGCATTTTCAAAAGGTGCACGATTAACTAGGGAAATGTTGCTATCAAAATATAGCCCAAAAGAAGCTGAAACATTATATAAGTTTAAGGAATTTGCCACTGGTACACAAAAACTTCCTCGTGAATGGAAACGCTTCTTAGATTACCGTAAAATTGCTTGCAATATTCTTTCTATGAGAGGAAAAGTTTATAAGCTACCAAGTTGGAGGGTAGAATTGGTGGCTTGGGTATTTGTTTGTTGGCAATGGAAGCATGAGATCAACACTCTCATTAAG GGTTGGCACAAATATGCACATGTGAAAGGAAAGGATAAGAGGAAgattgtggaagttgaagatgaagatgaagaaaacaGGAATTTGTTTGGACCTTCACTTAAACAAATTGTTAAAAATTATGTTATGGAATTGAATGaatcacaaaaaaaaatagatGGTGAAGTTTATTTGGATAGATATAGAGATTCTAGAACAATAGAGACACAAGGTGGTCTTATGGAGCGAAAGGAGTGTTTAAGACAAGATCCTTTTGCAAAAGATATTTTGTCTATGCATGATTATGACACTACAATAGTTGAAGAAAGACAAAACCAATATTTCAATTGGTTAAAATTATTGAAGGCATTGCATGAAGTACAAGATGTTTCAATGAAAGGAATTCAATTGTTTAAAGAATTTCGCCTTCATTGTGAAATAGACAATCTTCCATGGCCTTTGCCAGAATCAAGTGCCACAATGTATAACAAATTGATGCTAGAAATGTAA
- the LOC131070135 gene encoding uncharacterized protein LOC131070135 isoform X1: MHAFFIIGETMSTPTKLRFKRIHFYSLMPNGYRLATVKEVGNNLEAIKRQVGKSYNTRLLDGRISSDYQVNTTIILCFWCLVVKEKVWDEETRGWKKKCSACYPSSGNLLRAQLYNEIVLSEQERKNALSLAAINADAEVICWLFKTTNSETEFRGFQNLFSLKEMKEWSYVKSYGVVKCLCASKFPLQLPLEEDDQGKTVLDYLISFMELWRVPFWTIRWTELLIEFYSTNIVHHCKIRDGVSFLDKATSKAIVASKAIVASMSEDMNYKNTWFVAFTKLLSVSSNSVENQVSKMKHCFGDVLIEAVERGYAQLVDALLEFKDSNIDQLPTDVFLKIAREAIGKGYSNCLENMLNLLKLKVGNELQQDKYGKTLFHYAAKSENEEVSGLLSRAYLEEYRVKKGDKWGRTFLHWAALTGQAHLCTVCIGELNLKVDAKDNLGQNALHLAAKGIRGHSVVDILLKSSSANLVYATDGEGRTPLHFASAKGNIKMVEKLLENTREEKMFQQPDGFGKTALQMAAQGGHTRIVQRLLEQVSDPFLHRDAHGSTALHYATGVQDAEVALAISQSLLNKYKKEDDNRSLMLWASAAGIGTAEEREEVNPLVKDFLLQEKAGDRNHLLEAAALTENVDMAWELLHRGADIADIKPSNKPWDGERDEKCIRVIKEIEIANEQGQDKPSSVDNLGRNVFAEGLAALFLNKYVESPITVGICGEWGMGKSSVMVQTENIMLMAASQLSFPNLLPFENFCGAKKTPLSTKGRKIYIKMKNAAYKLFPNNSICKFLPFTRTRNQLVKLLEEYHPEYHAIYKYLACMDVHNQNLSSVGERSNQLQAMKEAPRILTIQYNAWHYRDEHQAWAGLAVTITKEIEWVMTRAQRFSTCWRYSWAKNSVNICMQIFLPCFLVTFLAGWIAWAAWTLLKEAKFKDLKYGSIPFTIIVIVWGVLKSIISVVKPVSTQMMGYINSPDHTAHLGYQQQVISDINFLKGELGKNPHWFFSFIVGEWCWNWLGLYPDNVENTCFPKFKPASEDRLRMIAFVDDLDRCDEKVIIEVLSAINLVLAECKINVILGIDKKMIQRAVERHFEDNDDRDLADKFICKIIQIPLSLPDLVVEESDKFLQRHLGHPPPTKTIIRVDDEDTDYGEIDTDNDDTSQRQESTSRQENTSVEIDSSNRLQTDEIKKSNKSLGKESQVVEINFCKRLQTSCQGIIQKVSHWLACLFQSFFLLACNLSSEIQKMQDEINKSEIRPLAFSKGARLTREMLLSKYSPKEAETLYKFKEFATGTQKLPREWKRFLDYRKIACNILSMRGKVYKLPSWRVELVAWVFVCWQWKHEINTLIKGWHKYAHVKGKDKRKIVEVEDEDEENRNLFGPSLKQIVKNYVMELNESQKKIDGEVYLDRYRDSRTIETQGGLMERKECLRQDPFAKDILSMHDYDTTIVEERQNQYFNWLKLLKALHEVQDVSMKGIQLFKEFRLHCEIDNLPWPLPESSATMYNKLMLEM; this comes from the exons ATGCATGCATTTTTTATAATTG GAGAGACTATGTCCACACCTACCAAGCTCAGGTTCAAGAGAATACACTTTTATTCTTTAATGCCAAACGGATACCGTTTGGCAACGGTTAAAGAAGTGGGAAATAATTTGGAGGCCATTAAACGCCAAGTTGGGAAGAGCTACAACACCCGTCTTTTGGACGGGCGTATCTCGTCTGACTATCAAGTCAACACTACTATTATTCTGTGTTTTTGGTGTCTGGTGGTGAAGGAAAAAGTGTGGGATGAGGAGACACGTGGTTGGAAGAAAAAATGTTCAG CTTGCTATCCATCGAGTGGTAATTTGTTGAGAGCGCAACTTTATAATGAAATTGTTCTCTCCGAACAAGAGAGAAAAAATGCGCTGTCTCTTGCTGCCATCAATGCAGATGCAGAAGTTATATGTTGGCTGTTCAAAACTACAAATTCTGAAACAGAGTTCCGAGGCTTCCAAAATTTGTTTAGCTTGAAAGAAATGAAAGAATGGAGTTATGTGAAAAGTTATGGTGTGGTGAAATGCTTGTGCGCTTCTAAGTTTCCATTACAGTTGCCGTTGGAAGAGGACGACCAAGGCAAAACAGTGCTGGATTATTTGATTAGTTTCATGGAACTTTGGCGTGTTCCATTTTGGACCATTCGATGGACTGAATTGTTAATAGAGTTTTACTCCACTAATATTGTTCATCACTGCAAGATTAGAGATGGTGTGTCCTTTCTGGATAAAGCTACGAGCAAAGCTATAGTTGCGAGTAAAGCTATAGTTGCGAGTATGAGCGAAGATATGAACTATAAAAACACATGGTTTGTCGCATTTACAAAGCTCTTGTCAGTATCTTCAAATTCGGTAGAAAATCAGGTTTCCAAGATGAAGCATTGCTTTGGAGACGTTTTGATTGAGGCAGTTGAAAGAGGTTACGCTCAACTTGTAGATGCTTTGTTAGAATTCAAAGACTCCAATATTGACCAACTCCCCACAGATGTTTTTTTGAAGATTGCACGAGAGGCCATCGGCAAAGGCTACTCAAACTGCCTGGAGAATATGTTAAATTTATTGAAGCTAAAAGTTGGAAACGAGCTCCAACAAGACAAATATGGAAAAACGCTCTTTCATTATGCAGCTAAATCAGAAAACGAAGAAGTTTCTGGATTGCTTAGTCGAGCATATCTGGAAGAGTACAGAGTGAAAAAAGGGGATAAATGGGGAAGAACCTTTCTTCACTGGGCAGCACTCACTGGACAAGCTCACTTGTGCACAGTTTGTATTGGTGAATTGAATTTAAAAGTAGATGCCAAGGATAATTTGGGCCAGAATGCTTTACATTTAGCAGCAAAAGGAATTAGGGGGCACTCAGTTGTGGATATTTTATTGAAATCATCCTCAGCGAACTTGGTATATGCAACGGATGGTGAGGGAAGAACACCATTGCACTTTGCATCTGCAAAAGGAAACATTAAAATGGTTGAGAAACTACTGGAGAACACTCGAGAAGAAAAAATGTTTCAGCAACCTGACGGCTTCGGGAAGACTGCACTACAAATGGCAGCACAAGGAGGGCATACACGAATTGTGCAGCGGCTTTTGGAACAAGTCAGTGATCCCTTCTTACACCGCGATGCCCATGGAAGCACAGCATTGCACTATGCTACTGGAGTACAGGATGCAGAGGTTGCACTAGCCATATCGCAGAGCCTCCTAAATAAATATAAGAAGGAAGATgataatagatctcttatgttgtgGGCCTCAGCAGCAGGGATTGGCACGGCagaggagagagaagaggtaaATCCTTTAGTTAAGGATTTCCTTTTACAGGAAAAGGCAGGAGATAGGAATCATTTGTTAGAGGCGGCTGCATTGACTGAGAATGTGGATATGGCATGGGAGCTTCTACATAGAGGTGCCGACATTGCAGACATTAAACCTTCCAATAAACCCTGGGATGGAGAACGAGATGAGAAATGTATTAGAG TAATAAAAGAAATTGAAATAGCAAACGAACAAGGACAAGATAAACCAAGCTCGGTGGATAATCTCG GAAGAAATGTTTTCGCCGAAGGTCTAGCTGCTCTGTTTTTGAATAAATATGTAGAATCTCCAATCACGGTGGGCATTTGCGGTGAATGGGGCATGGGAAAATCCAGTGTCATGGTTCAG ACGGAAAATATTATGCTGATGGCAGCTTCTCAGTTGTCATTTCCAAACCTCCTCCCTTTTGAAAATTTCTGTGGAGCAAAGAAGACGCCATTAAGTACAAAAGGTCGAAAGATATATATAAAGATGAAAAATGCTGCGTACAAGTTATTTCCAAACAACTCTATTTGCAAATTTCTACCATTCACCAGGACGAGg AATCAACTGGTGAAACTGTTAGAAGAGTATCATCCTGAATACCATGCCATCTATAAGTACCTTGCATGCATGGATGTGCATAATCAAAAT TTAAGCTCGGTCGGCGAGAGGAGTAATCAATTACAAGCAATGAAAGAAGCACCTCGAATTCTAACAATTCAATACAATGCATGGCACTATCGAGATGAGCATCAAGCTTGGGCTGGTCTAGCAGTCACAATCACAAAAGAAATTGAATGGGTCATGACTAGAGCACAGAGATTCAGTACTTGCTGGAGATATAGTTGGGCTAAAAATAGTGTTAACATTTGCATGCAAATATTTTTACCCTGCTTTTTGGTAACATTTCTAGCAGGCTGGATAGCTTGGGCAGCTTGGACATTATTGAAGGAGGCAAAATTTAAAGATTTAAAATATGGATCCATACCTTTTACTATAATAGTAATTGTATGGGGAGTATTAAAATCAATTATTTCTGTTGTGAAACCAGTGAGCACACAGATGATGGGGTATATTAACTCACCAGATCATACAGCTCATCTTGGCTATCAACAACAAGTCATATCAGACATCAATTTTTTGAAAGGGGAACTTGGAAAAAACCCTCACTGgtttttttctttcattgttggtgAATGGTGTTGGAATTGGTTGGGCCTGTATCCGGACAATGTTGAAAACACATGTTTTCCAAAATTTAAGCCAGCCTCTGAGGACCGACTTCGAATGATAGCATTTGTTGATGATCTAGATAGATGCGATGAAAAAGTTATAATAGAG GTTTTATCTGCTATAAATCTAGTACTGGCTGAATGCAAGATCAATGTGATTTTGGGGATCGATAAAAAAATGATTCAAAGAGCAGTTGAGAGACATTTTGAAGATAATGATGATAGAGATTTAGCAgataaatttatttgtaaaattattcaAATTCCTTTGAGTTTACCAGATCTTGTAGTTGAAGAATCAGATAAGTTCTTACAACGTCATTTAGGACATCCACCCCCTACAAAAACTATAATAAGAGTGGACGATGAAGACACAGATTATGGTGAAATTGATACAGATAATG ATGATACAAGTCAAAGGCAAGAAAGCACATCAAGGCAAGAAAACACATCAGTTGAAATTGATTCTTCTAACAGACTACAAACAG atgaaataaaaaaatctaataaaaGCCTAGGGAAGGAAAGCCAAGTGGTAGAAATTAATTTTTGTAAAAGACTACAAACAAGTTGTCAAG GCATTATTCAAAAAGTGTCTCATTGGTTGGCTTGCTTATTTCAAAGTTTCTTTTTGCTTGCTTGCAACTTATCAAGTGAAATACAAAAAATGCAAGATGAGATAAACAAAAGTGAAATTCGTCCTTTGGCATTTTCAAAAGGTGCACGATTAACTAGGGAAATGTTGCTATCAAAATATAGCCCAAAAGAAGCTGAAACATTATATAAGTTTAAGGAATTTGCCACTGGTACACAAAAACTTCCTCGTGAATGGAAACGCTTCTTAGATTACCGTAAAATTGCTTGCAATATTCTTTCTATGAGAGGAAAAGTTTATAAGCTACCAAGTTGGAGGGTAGAATTGGTGGCTTGGGTATTTGTTTGTTGGCAATGGAAGCATGAGATCAACACTCTCATTAAG GGTTGGCACAAATATGCACATGTGAAAGGAAAGGATAAGAGGAAgattgtggaagttgaagatgaagatgaagaaaacaGGAATTTGTTTGGACCTTCACTTAAACAAATTGTTAAAAATTATGTTATGGAATTGAATGaatcacaaaaaaaaatagatGGTGAAGTTTATTTGGATAGATATAGAGATTCTAGAACAATAGAGACACAAGGTGGTCTTATGGAGCGAAAGGAGTGTTTAAGACAAGATCCTTTTGCAAAAGATATTTTGTCTATGCATGATTATGACACTACAATAGTTGAAGAAAGACAAAACCAATATTTCAATTGGTTAAAATTATTGAAGGCATTGCATGAAGTACAAGATGTTTCAATGAAAGGAATTCAATTGTTTAAAGAATTTCGCCTTCATTGTGAAATAGACAATCTTCCATGGCCTTTGCCAGAATCAAGTGCCACAATGTATAACAAATTGATGCTAGAAATGTAA